The Apium graveolens cultivar Ventura chromosome 6, ASM990537v1, whole genome shotgun sequence genome contains a region encoding:
- the LOC141667582 gene encoding calcium-transporting ATPase 4, endoplasmic reticulum-type-like, translating into MGKGGEDNGKRENNELDKVVFPAWSKDVSQCEEALQVNREIGLFSEQVEKRRLIYGSNELDKHDGKSMFSLILDQFNDTLVRILLVAAVVSFVLAWYDGDEGGEMEITAFVEPLVIFLILIVNAFVGVWQESNAEKALEALKEIQSEQACVIRNGKKVTNLPAKELVPGDIVELRVGDKVPADMRVVHLISSTLRVEQGSLTGESEAVSKNVKPVGEDSDIQGKKCMVFAGTTIVNGTCISLVTQIGMNTEIGKVHSQIHEASQSEEDTQLKKKLNEFGEVLTLLIGLICALVWLINVKYFLSWEYVNGWPTNFKFSFEKCTYYFEIAVALAVAAIPEGLPAVITTCLALGTRKMAQKNALVRKLPSVETLGCTTVICSDKTGTLTTNQMAVAKLVAMGSSANFVRSFDVQGTTYDPFDGNIQDWTLGQMDTNIQTIARIAALCNDSSIEQTGNQYVASGMPTEAALKVLVEKMGLPVGLDSGPFSDHGDPQRCCRAWTESEARIATLEFDRDRKSMGVIVNSKLGKKSLLVKGAVENLLERSHFVQLLDGSVVKLDQDAKDIILQSLQEMSSKTLRVLGFAYKEYPPEFATYTGNEDHPAHELLLNPTYYSFIENKLVFAGLAGLRDPPRKEVRQAIEDCRAAGIQVMVITGDNKNTAEAICREIGVFGPSENIGSKSLTGKEFMDHRDKRTHLRQSGGLLFSRAEPRHKQEIVRLLKEDGEVVAMTGDGVNDAPALKLADIGIAMGIAGTEVAKEASDMVLADDNFSTIVAAVGEGRSIYNNMKAFIRYMISSNIGEVASIFLTAALGIPEGLIPVQLLWVNLVTDGPPATALGFNPPDKYIMKKPPRKSDDSLISAWILFRYLVIGLYVGIATVGVFVIWYTCNSFLGIDLSKDGHSLVTYAQLANWDQCNSWENFSASPFTAGFQVFNFDANPCDYFQTGKVKVMTLSLSVLVAIEMFNSLNALSEDVSLLTMPPWVNPWLLLAMSVSFGLHFLILYVPFLAQVFGIVPLSLNEWLLVLAVAFPVILIDEVLKLVGRCRSGASDSRKTKDKTE; encoded by the exons ATGGGCAAAGGAGGGGAGGATAATGGCAAGAGGGAGAATAATGAGTTAGATAAAGTAGTATTTCCTGCGTGGTCGAAAGACGTTAGCCAATGCGAAGAGGCTTTGCAGGTTAATAGAGAGATTGGATTATTTTCCGAACAAGTTGAGAAGAGGAGACTGATTTATGGAAGTAATGAGTTAGATAAGCACGATGGAAAGTCGATGTTTAGTTTGATTTTAGATCAGTTTAACGATACTTTAGTTAGGATTTTGCTTGTTGCTGCTGTGGTTTCGTTTGTTTTGGCGTGGTACGATGGGGATGAAGGTGGGGAAATGGAAATTACGGCTTTTGTTGAGCCTCTAGTTATTTTTTTGATCTTGATTGTGAATGCGTTTGTGGGAGTGTGGCAGGAGAGTAATGCGGAGAAAGCTTTGGAGGCTCTTAAAGAAATTCAGTCGGAACAAGCTTGTGTGATTCGAAATGGGAAAAAGGTTACCAACTTGCCTGCAAAGGAACTTGTTCCTGGTGATATTGTTGAACTTAGGGTTGGGGATAAAGTACCTGCTGATATGAGGGTTGTGCATTTAATAAGCTCTACTCTTCGCGTTGAACAAGGCTCGTTGACAGGAGAGAGTGAGGCTGTTAGTAAGAATGTTAAGCCTGTGGGAGAAGATTCTGACATTCAGGGCAAGAAATGTATGGTGTTTGCAGGAACAACTATTGTGAATGGGACTTGTATTTCTTTAGTTACTCAAATTGGTATGAATACGGAGATAGGGAAGGTGCACTCCCAAATTCATGAAGCTTCACAGAGTGAGGAAGATACACAGTTGAAAAAGAAGTTGAATGAATTTGGAGAGGTTCTGACTTTattaattggcttaatttgtgCATTGGTTTGGCTAATTAATGTTAAATACTTTTTATCTTGGGAGTATGTTAATGGTTGGCCGACAAATTTTAAGTTCTCGTTCGAGAAGTGCACTTATTACTTTGAAATTGCAGTGGCATTAGCAGTTGCTGCAATTCCAGAAGGTTTACCTGCTGTTATTACAACATGCTTAGCCCTAGGCACACGTAAGATGGCTCAGAAAAATGCCCTTGTTCGGAAGCTGCCTAGTGTTGAAACTCTTGGTTGCACGACTGTGATTTGTTCAGACAAAACCGGTACTTTAACGACTAATCAGATGGCTGTGGCCAAGTTGGTTGCAATGGGTTCCAGTGCAAATTTTGTCAGATCATTTGATGTGCAAGGGACCACATATGATCCTTTTGATGGAAATATACAAGACTGGACTCTAGGTCAAATGGATACTAACATTCAAACTATTGCGAGAATTGCTGCTTTGTGTAATGATTCCAGTATTGAACAAACAGGGAATCAGTATGTTGCTAGTGGAATGCCAACTGAAGCAGCATTAAAG GTTCTTGTTGAGAAAATGGGACTTCCTGTTGGACTGGATTCGGGTCCATTCTCTGATCATGGTGATCCACAAC GTTGTTGTAGAGCGTGGACCGAAAGTGAGGCCCGCATTGCAACACTTGAGTTTGACCGAGATAGGAAATCAATGGGAGTGATAGTGAATTCTAAGCTAGGAAAAAAGTCATTGCTTGTAAAG GGCGCGGTAGAAAATTTGTTGGAAAGAAGCCACTTTGTCCAGTTACTTGATGGTTCCGTTGTAAAACTTGACCAAGATGCCAAGGATATTATCTTACAAAGCCTTCAGGAAATGTCATCAAAAACATTACGAGTTTTGGGTTTTGCATACAAGGAATACCCTCCAGAGTTTGCAACATATACGGGCAATGAAGACCATCCTGCTCATGAGCTTTTGCTCAATCCTACTTATTATTCCTTTATTGAAAATAAACTAGTCTTTGCTGGTTTGGCTGGTCTAAGG GATCCTCCTCGTAAAGAGGTTCGTCAGGCCATTGAGGATTGCAGAGCAGCGGGCATTCAGGTTATGGTTATAACAGGAGATAACAAAAACACTGCAGAAGCTATTTGCCGTGAAATAGGTGTTTTTGGACCAAGTGAGAACATCGGTTCTAAAAGCTTAACTGGGAAAGAGTTTATGGATCATCGTGACAAAAGAACTCATCTAAGGCAAAGTGGAGGCCTCCTATTCTCCAGGGCGGAACCAAGGCATAAACAAGAGATAGTGAGGTTGctcaaagaagatggtgaagtGGTTGCAATGACAGGTGACGGGGTCAATGACGCACCAGCATTAAAACTGGCTGACATTGGTATTGCCATGGGCATTGCAGGAACCGAG GTTGCTAAAGAAGCGTCAGACATGGTTTTAGCTGATGATAATTTCAGCACAATTGTTGCTGCTGTTGGTGAAGGAAGATCTATCTACAACAATATGAAGGCCTTCATCAG GTACATGATTTCCTCAAATATTGGTGAGGTTGCCTCTATATTCCTCACAGCTGCTTTAGGTATACCAGAAGGCCTTATTCCTGTTCAGCTTCTGTGGGTCAATCTAGTCACCGATGGACCCCCTGCAACAGCCTTGGGGTTCAATCCGCCTGACAAGTACATAATGAAGAAACCGCCTCGTAAAAGTGATGATTCTTTAATTAGTGCATGGATCTTATTCCGTTATCTG GTTATTGGACTTTATGTCGGGATAGCGACTGTTGGAGTATTCGTCATCTGGTACACATGCAACTCTTTCCTAGGAATTGACCTAAGTAAAGATGGCCACAGCCTTGTTACATATGCGCAACTTGCTAACTGGGATCAGTGCAACTCCTGGGAAAACTTCTCAGCTTCACCTTTCACAGCTGGATTTCAAGTGTTTAACTTTGATGCAAATCCATGTGATTACTTTCAGACTGGGAAAGTAAAAGTGATGACCCTCTCTCTATCTGTATTGGTTGCGATCGAGATGTTCAATTCCCTTAATGCCCTCTCAGAGGATGTGAGTCTCTTGACAATGCCTCCTTGGGTCAACCCATGGCTTCTATTAGCAATGTCAGTCTCATTTGGCCTGCACTTCCTGATCCTCTATGTCCCTTTCCTTGCTCAAGTATTTGGCATAGTACCACTAAGCCTGAATGAATGGTTGTTAGTCTTGGCTGTTGCTTTCCCGGTTATTTTAATTGACGAGGTTCTGAAGTTAGTCGGTAGGTGTAGAAGTGGAGCTTCAGATTCTAGAAAGACAAAGGACAAGACGGAATAA
- the LOC141668587 gene encoding histone H4, with translation MSGRGKGGKGLGKGGAKRHRKVLRDNIQGITKPAIRRLARRGGVKRISGLIYEETRGVLKIFLENVIRDAVTYTEHARRKTVTAMDVVYALKRQGRTLYGFGG, from the coding sequence ATGTCAGGAAGAGGAAAGGGCGGAAAGGGATTGGGAAAGGGAGGAGCTAAACGACACCGCAAGGTACTCCGAGACAACATCCAGGGAATCACCAAGCCTGCTATTCGTCGATTGGCTCGTAGAGGAGGAGTAAAGCGTATCAGTGGCTTAATCTACGAGGAGACTCGCGGTGTTCTCAAGATCTTTCTCGAGAATGTGATTCGTGATGCGGTTACTTACACCGAACACGCTAGGAGGAAGACTGTGACCGCCATGGACGTGGTTTATGCGCTTAAGAGGCAGGGAAGGACTCTTTATGGGTTTGGGGGTTAG